A single genomic interval of Vulpes vulpes isolate BD-2025 chromosome 3, VulVul3, whole genome shotgun sequence harbors:
- the ATP5MC3 gene encoding ATP synthase F(0) complex subunit C3, mitochondrial isoform X1, translating into MLACAKLACAPALIRAGSRVAYRPISASVLYRPEARPGERSTVFNGAQNGVSQRIQREFQTSAISRDIDTAAKFIGAGAATVGVAGSGAGIGTVFGSLIIGYARNPSLKQQLFSYAILGFALSEAMGLFCLMVAFLILFAM; encoded by the exons ATGTTGGCCTGCGCCAAGCTCGCCTGCGCCCCCGCTCTG atcCGAGCTGGATCCAGAGTTGCATACAGACCAATTTCTGCATCAGTGTTATATCGACCAGAGGCTAGGCCTGGAGAG cgCTCTACTGTATTTAATGGGGCCCAGAATGGTGTGTCTCAGCGAATCCAAAGGGAGTTTCAGACCAGTGCAATCAGCAGAGACATTGATACTGCTGCCAAATTTATCGGTGCAGGTGCTGCAACAGTGGGAGTGGCTGGTTCTGGTGCTGGTATTGGAACAGTCTTTGGCAGCCTTATCATTGGTTATGCCAG AAACCCCTCGCTGAAGCAGCAGCTGTTTTCATATGCTATCCTGGGATTTGCCTTGTCTGAAGCTATGGGTCTCTTTTGTTTGATGGTtgctttcttgattttgtttGCCATGTAA
- the ATP5MC3 gene encoding ATP synthase F(0) complex subunit C3, mitochondrial isoform X2, with protein MLACAKLACAPALIRAGSRVAYRPISASVLYRPEARPGERSTVFNGAQNGVSQRIQREFQTSAISRDIDTAAKFIGAGAATVGVAGSGAGIGTVFGSLIIGYASTPWRYTPAYL; from the exons ATGTTGGCCTGCGCCAAGCTCGCCTGCGCCCCCGCTCTG atcCGAGCTGGATCCAGAGTTGCATACAGACCAATTTCTGCATCAGTGTTATATCGACCAGAGGCTAGGCCTGGAGAG cgCTCTACTGTATTTAATGGGGCCCAGAATGGTGTGTCTCAGCGAATCCAAAGGGAGTTTCAGACCAGTGCAATCAGCAGAGACATTGATACTGCTGCCAAATTTATCGGTGCAGGTGCTGCAACAGTGGGAGTGGCTGGTTCTGGTGCTGGTATTGGAACAGTCTTTGGCAGCCTTATCATTGGTTATGCCAG TACCCCTTGGAGATATACTCCAGCTTATTTATGa